The genomic region GCGGGCAAGTCCTACGGCGGGCGCATGGCGTCGATGGCCGCCGCCGAGGGCCTGATCGAGCCCCGCGGGCTGATCTACCTCGGCTATCCGCTGCATCCGCCGGGCAAGCCCGAGAAGCCGCGCCTCGAGCACCTGCCCTCGGTGACGCCGCGGCAGCTGTTCGTCGAGGGCACGCGCGATCCGTTCGTCGATCCGCACGAGCAGCTGATCGAGGCCGTGGCAGCGTGCCAGGACGCATCGATCGCCTGGATCGATGGCGGCGGCCACTCCTTCGAGGTCGCGGGTCGCAAGCGCCCGGCGGACGTCGTGGCGGAGGAGCTCGCGCCGCTGGTCGCAGACTGGATGCGCGCGCGCTGACGTCCGCTTCCGCGGTCTCGCGTCGCTCTGTCACGACGTGACCTTCGACTCTGTTCCGCGCGCTCTCGAAGAGGACAGTGGTATCCGGATAGCGAAGAAGCGGAAGGGGTGAGGCGCCATGTCCGGCAGGTCACGCGCCATCGTCGCCCTGGTCTCGGCGCTCGCACTGGCCGGCGGCGTCACCGGCTGCGCGGCGGGCGACTCCGAGCTCGCGGCGCAGCTGGAGCAGGTCACGGCGGAGCGGGATGCGCTGCAGGCGCAGATCGATGCGGATGCCGTCAGATACGACAAGAGCGTGGAGGTCACCGCGCAGGTGCGGGCGATCCTCGACGATCCCGAGGCGTTCGGGACGGAGGACGAGGTCGTGGCGATGCTGGGAGAGCTGGCGACGTCGAATGCGCAGATGTACGACGACGCTTACCACGACGGCGTGGGGATGCAGCAGGCGTGGTACCAGACGCTGTACAGCGGAGAGATGGACTCCCGCATCGACGTGATCCACGACTGGGTCTCTCCCGACGGGGCGCAGAGCGGGGGACTGTGGATCTGGTACGGCACCAACGCGGCCGGCAACGACTTCCAGCTCATCGGGGTGCAGATCGACGACCACGACGACGACGGGCTCCTCACGCACTCCTACGTGATCTACCCGTACCCCGACCAGTACGTCATCGACGCGATCGAGGGCGCGGGGACGCCGATCATCGACTTCTCGAGCGACTAGCGCTGGACTCCGAGCCGCTCGGCGGCGACCCGGCGGATCGCGCGGCGCTCGGCGTCGCTGTCGCAGCTGTCGAGGGCGCGGTCGAACGCCCGCCGTGCAGCATCGCGGTCACCGGTCTGAGCGAGCATGTCGCCGCGCGCGAGATGGAAGTAGTGATAGCCGTCCAGGGGCTCCGCGAGCGGCTCGAGCAGCGCCAGCCCGGCTTCGCCGCCTTCGGCGAGCGACGCGGCGACGGCTTCGTTGAGCCGGATGACAGGCGACGGCTCGAGTTTCGCGAGCACGGCGTACAGGCGTCTTATCGTCGCCCAGTCGGTCTCGTCGAACGTCGGTGCGTCGTCGTGAGCGCCGGCGATCGCCGCCTGGAGCTGGTACGGCCCGATGCGGCGATGACTCAGCGCCCGCCGCAGCAGCCGCCGCCCGTCGGCGATCGCGTCGGCGTCCCACAGCGACCGGTCCTGCTCCGAGAGGAGAACCACCTCGCCGTCGGCGTCCAGGCGCGCCGGACGTCGCGCGTCGGTGAAGGCGAGCAGGGCCGCGAGCCCCCACGTCTCGGGTTCGTCCGGCAGCAGCTCGCACAGGCAGCCGGCCAGCCAGCGCGCCTCGTCGCACAGGTCGCCTCTGATGAGCTCGCCGGTGGGTGCGGCGTGACCCTGCGTGAAGATGACGTAGACGATCCTCAGAACCTCGTGGAGCGATCCGGCCAGGTGGGGGCGGTCCGGCACCTGGAACGGGATGTTCGTCGCGGCGATCTTCTTCTTGGCCCGCACGAGCCGCTTCGCCATCGTCGCCTCCGGCACCAGAAAGGATCTCGCGATGGCAGCCGTCGGTAGGCCGACCGCGTAGCGGAGCGTGAGTGCGACGCGCGCGGACTCGTCGAGCGCGCGGTGGCAGCATCCGAAGATCATCGCCAGCAGGTCGTCGGCGATCGCGCCGCGCTCGCGCTGCGGCAGCTCGAGCGCGGTCCGCACGTCGTCCTCGCGCTGCGCCCAGCGAATGTCGCGGCGGGCCTGGTCGATCGCCCAGCGGCGTGCGACCGTGATCAGCCAGGCGCCCGGGACGTCCGGGGGTCCCTCGTCCGGCCATCGCTCGGATGCCGCCGCGAACGCGTGCTGCGCGGCATCCTCGGCGAGATCGAGGTCGCCGAGATCGGCGCGCAGCGTCGCGACCACGCGTGGCCACTGCGCGGCGAAGACCTCGGCGACCTCCGCGTCCGGCATCCCTATCCGGCCATCGCCGAGACGTCCAGGACGGCGCGGATCTCGACCGAGCCGTAGCCGATGTTCGGCACCTTCTCGGCATACGAGATCGCGGTGTCCAGGTCGGGGACGTCGATCACGTAGTAGCCGCCCAGGTACTCCTTCGTCTCGGCGAACGGGCCGTCGGTGACGACCGTGCCGCCGTCCCGGACGCGTACGGTCGTCGCGGTGTCGACGGGATGCAGCGCCTCGCCCGACACGAACACCCCCGCCTCCTTGAGCATGTCGTCGTATGCGAACCATTCGCCCATCTCGGCGGCCTCCTCGGGGCTGCCGGGCTGCGGGCCCGCGTCCGGAGCGCTGGTGAGCAGAAGCATGTACTGCATGGGAGTGTCCTCTCGTCACGGGAGCCGCCCCCTGCGACCCCTCACCGAAGTGACGAACAACAGTCGATCAGATGGACACCCCGAGCGCACGGATTCGGACGAATCTCGCGAACCGGGGGAACCCGCGGCTCGCACGGAAGTCGGATGCCCGGTCCACCGATCGGTGGATGCCAGGCGCGATGCGCCGGACGAGACTCTGAGGCATCCCATCGATCCACGGAAGAAGACATCATGTCGCGCCCCGCCCTCACGATCCGCCGCCCCGGTCTCGCCACGGCGCTGACCTCGCTGATCCCGACGGCGGTGTTCCTCCTCGTCGACGGCCGGCTGGGACTGATCCCTGCGATGGTCGCCGCGAGCGCCGTCACGATCGCGCTCATCGTCGTCCGCCGGCTGCGCGGCCAGGGGATCGGGATCCTGCTGCCGGTCACCCTCGGCTACGTCGTGGTGAAGGCGATCGCGGGGGTCCTCACGCAGTCGCACGTGGTGTACTTCGGCGCCGGCATCGCCCTCAGCGCCGTCATCGCGCTGGGTGTCGGTGCGACCGCCTTCACGCGGCGGCCGGTCGCGTCGTACCTGATGCCGCTCGTGACGCCCTATCGGCACCTGACGGTCGAGCACCCCGTGTACCGGCGCGTCGCCGCCCAGGTCACGATCGTGTGGGCGCTCGCAGAACTCGTGATCGCCGGCTGGGAGGCCTGGCATCTGTCGATCTCGTCGGCATCCGAGTTCCTGGTGATGCGCACGATCGGCCCGTGGATGGCGATGGGCGTGCTGATCTTCTTCCTGATCTTCTCCATCCGCTTCCGCCTCGACCGCTACGAGTGGGCCATGCGACGCGAGGCGGAAGCCGAGGCGGAGGCGGTCGGAGTCTGACGTCCGGCCGGCGGCAGGGCGACCCCTACCCGTCGGCCTCGACGGTCACCCGCGTCTCGTCGTAGGGGAGTCCGGAGCCGTCCGCGCCGTCCTGGAGCCAGAACCGCACCTCGTAGGAGGGGTGGTCGTCCAGCAGCGGGAACCACAGCGTCAGGCTGACGCGATCGTTCTCGGTCGCCGGCTCCAGCACGTAGACGCCGGTGCCGTTGAGCGCGTCTTCAATGCGGACGATCTCCCACTGCAGATCCACCTGCCGGCCGCGCAGGCCCACGAGCTCCGCCTTGATCGTGACTTCTCGGCCCATCTCCTCGCCGGTGGCCGTCGGGCCGGGCGCAGGCGGGTTCGGGTTCGGATTCGGGTTCGGATGCGTCGATGGTTTCGCGATCTCCCTGATCTCCGTGCACTCCTCCGGTGGTGCGGCATCCGCCGAGACGTCGACGAAGGCCGCCGACACGTATCCGCCGGGCTCGCTGATGCGGTACCAGTGCGCATTCGAGTCGCCGTCCGCCGTCGCCACCTCGGCGCCGACGGCGACGCACACCACCGAAAGCGCGGTGCCGCCGGAGAGCCGATCGTTGATCGGCGCGCCCGACTGCGGCAGCGACCGCACGTTGAGCGTGTTGCCGAACTCCATCACGGTGAAGCCGCCTGACGCGGCCGGGGGAACCTCACCGTCGGGCTCGGGTGTCGGTTCCGGTTCGGGTTCCGGTTCTGGCAGCGGCACCGGCACCGGCACCGGCACCGTGATCTCGCTCGTATACGGGGCGGGATCGCCGTCGTCCCACTCGATGACGGCGCTGCGCTCGACGCCGGCCGATGCCGCCGTCGTCACCGCGCTCGCGAGATGGAACGAGGCCGAGGCGATGGCCGGGCTCTCGTCGCCCTCGCTCTGCGGATCGTCGCCGGTGTCGCCGGCCTGCCAGGCGTTGAACTCCTCGAGCGACACGAATCCTCCGACTTCGGCGGCGGCGAAGATCGCCACATCGCCGTCGTCGTCGGGCCAGATCCACGCGCGCAGCTGGAAGAAGCCGAGCACGACGCTCACGATCGCCCCGACGGCGAGCAGCGTGCTCACGAGGGGATTGCCGCGGATGCGGTCGCCCGCGGTCATGTCGTCTTTCGTCTTCTCGCTCACGGTCCGAACACCTCCGGAGTCACCGGGTCTCACCACTGGAGAGCGAGGAAGAGCCTGTCGAATACACATCCGCGTTCGCACGCGCCTGCGGCGCGAGATGCGCTTCCCTCCGGCGGCGGGGCGAAGGCCGCCGCCGGACGCCTTGTCCCGCTCGCGCGCGAACGAGCCGTGGGCGCGGAGCGCCTCGACGATGTCGTGGTCCCGCCGTGAATGCACCGGACGCGCGCCGCTCGTCTGCTGCGAGGGCGACGTACGGCGCCTGATACGCCCGGATCGGGTGGCCGTCTACCGCCCGGCCGCGTACCCCTGCATGCCACGCGGGTTCGCGGCGGCCCACACCGTGCCGCGTTCGCGGTCGATGCCGACCGCGGAGAGCCGGCCCAGGCGCCAGTCGCCCGCGCGCACCACCTCGTGGCCGCGGCGCTTCAGCCCCTCGACGACCTCGTCACCGAGGCGGTCCTCGACGACGGCGCCGGCGGGCTCCCACGTGCGCGGCCAGAACGAGTCGACGAGGGCGACGGTGTGCAGCGTCGGGGCGTCGATGGCCTCCTGCGCCGTGTAGCCGCCTGCGAGCACCCGCAGCAGCATCGGCAGCTGCCACTGGTCCTGCTGGTCGCCGCCCGGCGACCCGAGGGCCATGACCGCCGCGTCGTCGCGCAGCACGAGCGTCGGCGTGAGCGTCGTGCGGGGGCGCGCGCCGGGACGCAGCGCCGACGGCGATGCCTCGTCGAGCCACGCCATCTGCAGCCGCGTGCCGAGGCAGAAGCCGAGCTCGGGGATCGTCGGGCTCGACTGCAGCCAGCCGCCCGACGGCGTCACCGAGACGATGTTGCCCCAGCGGTCCACGACGTCGATGTGGCACGTGTCGCCGCGCGTGTGACCCTCGCGCGAGACCGTGGGCTCGCCTGCACCCGCGAACGAGACGGCCTCGTCGGCCGAGCGGCGCAGCGGCGGGCGGAACGGGTCGAGCCCCGGCACCGATCCCGGCCGCCACGCGCGCGACGCGCTGTCGCCGATCTGCGCCCGCCGCGCGTCGAGATACGCGTCGTCGAGGAGCGGACGCAGATCCACGCCGTCGCCGAAGTACGCGTCGCGATCGGCGAGCACCAGCTTGATGGTCTCGAGCACCGTGTGGGCACCGTTCTCGGTCGACACGTCCAGCTGCTCGTCCGGGAGCGGATCGAGGATCCGCAGCGCCTGCAGCAGCGACGGCCCCTGGCACCACGCGCCCGCCTTCGCGACGGTGTGGCCGCGGAAGGTCGCCGTCACCGCCTCTTCGTAGCCGGCGCGGAAGCCGGCGAAGTCGTCGGCGGAGATGACGGCCGCGTGATCGCCGCCGGTGGAATGCCGGTGCGGTCGTGCCAGGAAGGCGGATGCCGCCTGCGCCACGAGCCCGGTCGCCCACTCGGTGCGGGCCGCATCGACGCGGGCAGAGCGGTCGTCGGCATCCGCTCCCGCCGCCACCAGCCGATCGAGAACGGCCGCGTAGGCGGGGTTGCGGTGCAGGTCGCCCGCCTTCGGGATCTCGCCGTCAGGCAGCCACAGGTCTGCGGACGTCGGCCAGTGCGCACGGAACAGCTCCGCGACGCGTGTGATCGTCGCGACGGTCGTCGGCAGCAGGGGAGCGCCGTCCCGCGCGTACCCGATCGCGGGGGCGAGCACGTCGGCGAGCTCCATCGAGCCGTGGTCCCGAAGCATCAGCAGCCACGCGTCGACGGCACCGGGGATCGCGGCGGCGAGGCCTCCGGCGCCCGGCACGAGGTCGAGACCCTCACGGCGGAAGTGCTCGATCGTCGCGCCCGCCGGGGCGGGGCCCTGGCCCATCAGCACGACAGGGCGGCCCGGGGCGTCGGCGGTCGCGAACAGGCCCACCAGGTCGCCGCCAGGACCGTTCAGATGGGGCTCGACGACATGCAGCACGAACGCGCCCGCGACGGCGGCGTCGAAAGCGTTGCCGCCGCGCTCGAGCATCGCCTGCGCGCTCGCCGTCGCCAGCCAGTGCGTCGACGCCGACATGCCGAACGTGCCCGTCAGCGTCGGGCGCGTCGTGAAGGACTCGGGTGGGGTGAAGCTCACTTCTTCAGTCGGGCGATCCACGCCTCGACCTCGTCGGCCGTGCGCGGGATGTCTGCGGAGAGGTTCACCGGGCCGTCCTCGGTCATGAGGATGTCGTCCTCGATGCGCACGCCGATGCCGCGGTACTCCTCGGGGACGGTGAGGTCGTCGATCTGGAAATACAGCCCCGGCTCGATCGTGAACACCATGCCCGGCTCGAGCGGGGCGTCGTAGTACATGTCGCGCCGGGCCTGCGCGCAGTCGTGCACGTCGATGCCGAGGTGGTGGCTCGTGCCGTGCACCATGTAACGGCGGTGGTGTCCGCCGGCATCCGCTTCGAGGGCCTCCTCCGCCGTGACCGGCAGCAGACCCCACTCGGCCACACGCGCGGCGATGACGTCCATCGCCGCGGCGTGCACCGCGCGGAACGGCACGCCGGGCTTCGCAACGGCGAACGCGTGGTCGGCGGCCTCGCGCACCGCCTCGTAGACCTTGCGCTGGACTTCGGTGAACGTGCCGCTGACGGGAAGCGTGCGCGTGATGTCGGCGGTGTACAGGCTGTCGACCTCGACGCCGGCGTCGATGAGCATGAGGTCGCCGGGCATCACGGCGCCGTCGTTGCGCGTCCAGTGCAGGTAGCACGCGTGCGGACCGGAGGCGGCGATGGTGTCGTAGCCGACGGAATTGCCGTCGCTGCGGGCGCGCAGATGGAAGACGCCCTCGACGATGCGCTCGCCGCGCGGGTGCTCGACGGTGCGATCGAGGCTCGCGATGATGTCGTCGAAGCCGCGCGCCGTGACGTCGACGGCCAGGCGCATCTGCTCGATCTCGTAGGCGTCCTTGATCAGTCGGAGCTCCGACACGAACCGCGTCAGGTCGGGGTCCTCGTCCACGACCAGGTCGTGCTCGCCGGCGGCGAAGTCCTCCACGTGCGCGGTGGCGATGCCGAGATCGGATGCCACGCCCGACAGCGCGGGACGGGGGCCGATCCAGAACTCGCCGATCGCCGCGTTGGAGTAGAACTCCGCGGTCGTGCGGTCGGCGCGCTCGCGGAAGTAGAGGGTGACGTCGTGGCCCGCGTCGTCGCGGGGGTCGAAGACGAGGACCGAGTCCGGCTCGGCGTCGGATGCCCAGCCCGTCAGATGGGCGAAGGCCGAGTGGGCGCGGAAGGGGTAGTCGGTGTCGTTGCTGCGCTGCTTGAGCGAGCCCGCCGGGATCACGAGGCGGTGGCCCGGGAAGGCGGCGGACACGGCGTCACGACGCGCCGCGGCGAACGAGGCCTGCTCGCGCTGGGCCGGGACGCTGTCGGGCCGGTCGGCCCACCCCGTCGAGATGGTGTCGAGGAAGCCCTGGCCGTACGGCTGGCGGCGGTTGGTGCTCGTCGAGGGTCGCTCGGAGTCGGTGGAAGCGATCGTGTCGCTGTCGCCTGTCGTGCTCATCTGTCCAGTCTCCCACGTCGGCGTCGCGCGAGCCGGGGAGGACGCTCAGGCGGCGGGCTCGAGCTGCACGATCAGCGGGCGGTGATCCGAGCCCGCGTCGTCGTGCGAGCGCAGGACGATCGATCCGGTCGCGATCCAGTGGTGCGACGCCATGATGTGGTCGATCGGCACGCCCACGAGCGACGGCACCTCGGTCGACCACGTCCCCACCGACCCGTTGCCGGTCTCGGCGGCGGCGTCGTGGCAGCGGCCCAGGGCGCCGCCGTCCACGCCCAGCCCTGCCATGTGGTCGACGGTGGCGTTGAAGTCGCCCGCCATGATCACGTTGGCGTCG from Microbacter sp. GSS18 harbors:
- a CDS encoding sigma factor-like helix-turn-helix DNA-binding protein; this translates as MPDAEVAEVFAAQWPRVVATLRADLGDLDLAEDAAQHAFAAASERWPDEGPPDVPGAWLITVARRWAIDQARRDIRWAQREDDVRTALELPQRERGAIADDLLAMIFGCCHRALDESARVALTLRYAVGLPTAAIARSFLVPEATMAKRLVRAKKKIAATNIPFQVPDRPHLAGSLHEVLRIVYVIFTQGHAAPTGELIRGDLCDEARWLAGCLCELLPDEPETWGLAALLAFTDARRPARLDADGEVVLLSEQDRSLWDADAIADGRRLLRRALSHRRIGPYQLQAAIAGAHDDAPTFDETDWATIRRLYAVLAKLEPSPVIRLNEAVAASLAEGGEAGLALLEPLAEPLDGYHYFHLARGDMLAQTGDRDAARRAFDRALDSCDSDAERRAIRRVAAERLGVQR
- a CDS encoding YciI family protein, giving the protein MQYMLLLTSAPDAGPQPGSPEEAAEMGEWFAYDDMLKEAGVFVSGEALHPVDTATTVRVRDGGTVVTDGPFAETKEYLGGYYVIDVPDLDTAISYAEKVPNIGYGSVEIRAVLDVSAMAG
- a CDS encoding gamma-glutamyltransferase encodes the protein MSFTPPESFTTRPTLTGTFGMSASTHWLATASAQAMLERGGNAFDAAVAGAFVLHVVEPHLNGPGGDLVGLFATADAPGRPVVLMGQGPAPAGATIEHFRREGLDLVPGAGGLAAAIPGAVDAWLLMLRDHGSMELADVLAPAIGYARDGAPLLPTTVATITRVAELFRAHWPTSADLWLPDGEIPKAGDLHRNPAYAAVLDRLVAAGADADDRSARVDAARTEWATGLVAQAASAFLARPHRHSTGGDHAAVISADDFAGFRAGYEEAVTATFRGHTVAKAGAWCQGPSLLQALRILDPLPDEQLDVSTENGAHTVLETIKLVLADRDAYFGDGVDLRPLLDDAYLDARRAQIGDSASRAWRPGSVPGLDPFRPPLRRSADEAVSFAGAGEPTVSREGHTRGDTCHIDVVDRWGNIVSVTPSGGWLQSSPTIPELGFCLGTRLQMAWLDEASPSALRPGARPRTTLTPTLVLRDDAAVMALGSPGGDQQDQWQLPMLLRVLAGGYTAQEAIDAPTLHTVALVDSFWPRTWEPAGAVVEDRLGDEVVEGLKRRGHEVVRAGDWRLGRLSAVGIDRERGTVWAAANPRGMQGYAAGR
- a CDS encoding aminopeptidase P family protein, translating into MSTTGDSDTIASTDSERPSTSTNRRQPYGQGFLDTISTGWADRPDSVPAQREQASFAAARRDAVSAAFPGHRLVIPAGSLKQRSNDTDYPFRAHSAFAHLTGWASDAEPDSVLVFDPRDDAGHDVTLYFRERADRTTAEFYSNAAIGEFWIGPRPALSGVASDLGIATAHVEDFAAGEHDLVVDEDPDLTRFVSELRLIKDAYEIEQMRLAVDVTARGFDDIIASLDRTVEHPRGERIVEGVFHLRARSDGNSVGYDTIAASGPHACYLHWTRNDGAVMPGDLMLIDAGVEVDSLYTADITRTLPVSGTFTEVQRKVYEAVREAADHAFAVAKPGVPFRAVHAAAMDVIAARVAEWGLLPVTAEEALEADAGGHHRRYMVHGTSHHLGIDVHDCAQARRDMYYDAPLEPGMVFTIEPGLYFQIDDLTVPEEYRGIGVRIEDDILMTEDGPVNLSADIPRTADEVEAWIARLKK